From the genome of Gracilibacillus salitolerans, one region includes:
- a CDS encoding Lrp/AsnC family transcriptional regulator, translated as MKIDEKDNKILDLLASNGRMSYVDIGKELGLSRVAVRERVNQLIEEGVIEGFSAVINAEKVGKQVSAFFEVDCEPSSLVQVAESLANNPSVASCYQMTGPSTLHMHVLVEDFKKLESFINEELYSLEGITRVESHILLRRFKSRKGLKL; from the coding sequence ATGAAAATCGATGAGAAGGATAACAAAATATTAGATTTACTAGCAAGCAATGGACGCATGTCCTATGTTGATATTGGTAAGGAATTAGGTCTGTCTAGAGTGGCTGTTCGTGAACGTGTGAATCAATTAATTGAAGAGGGAGTTATTGAAGGATTTAGTGCCGTGATTAATGCTGAAAAAGTAGGTAAACAAGTATCTGCTTTTTTTGAAGTAGATTGTGAGCCATCTTCGTTAGTACAGGTAGCAGAGAGTCTGGCGAATAATCCGAGTGTGGCCAGTTGTTATCAGATGACAGGACCGAGTACGTTGCATATGCATGTATTAGTAGAGGATTTCAAAAAGCTGGAGTCGTTTATTAATGAAGAATTATATAGCTTAGAAGGCATTACCAGAGTGGAGAGTCATATTTTATTACGCCGATTTAAGAGCAGAAAAGGCTTGAAATTATAA
- a CDS encoding chromate transporter, giving the protein MIYWEIFIAFFIPGIVGYGGGPASIPLVQNEVVNRYEWLSLSEFGEVLAIGNALPGPIATKMAGYIGYEQAGLLGAGVGIFATVAPSLILMIILLSILYKFKNSPKVKRMTMVIRPTIAVLLGILTFQFFFQSYENEGIWQTILLIGLSWLFLVKFKVHPAFVIVGALGYGAIFLA; this is encoded by the coding sequence ATGATTTATTGGGAAATTTTTATTGCCTTCTTCATACCTGGTATTGTTGGTTATGGTGGAGGTCCAGCGAGCATTCCTTTAGTTCAAAATGAAGTAGTTAATCGCTATGAATGGTTAAGCCTTTCTGAATTCGGGGAAGTACTTGCGATCGGGAATGCTCTTCCGGGCCCAATTGCAACGAAGATGGCCGGTTATATCGGGTATGAACAAGCAGGCTTGTTAGGTGCAGGTGTCGGGATTTTCGCAACGGTAGCACCTTCTCTAATTTTAATGATTATCTTATTAAGTATTTTATATAAGTTTAAAAACTCACCTAAGGTAAAAAGAATGACGATGGTTATCCGGCCAACGATTGCCGTTCTTCTAGGCATTTTAACCTTTCAATTCTTTTTTCAATCGTATGAAAATGAAGGAATATGGCAAACCATACTATTAATTGGACTTAGCTGGCTCTTCTTAGTAAAATTTAAGGTCCATCCGGCCTTTGTGATCGTCGGTGCATTGGGATATGGTGCGATTTTCTTAGCCTGA
- a CDS encoding chromate transporter: MKHFHIFWSFFKVGVLGYGGGPSSIPLVHKEVVDHYKWMDDDEFSDILAIGNTLPGPIATKMAGYIGYRLAGWLGAINAVLSTIVPSIIAMIILLVSLSTFSELPWVIGMTHAIVPVVGVMLAILTWDFVKKGTKDLGWKFNWALIVGSTVLLQLLNIHPAIIILVLLIVAFSTTPKQEGKD, translated from the coding sequence CATTTTTTAAAGTAGGAGTTCTAGGCTATGGTGGAGGGCCTTCATCGATTCCACTTGTTCATAAAGAAGTGGTTGACCATTATAAATGGATGGATGATGATGAGTTTTCCGATATACTCGCGATTGGTAATACACTTCCTGGGCCGATTGCGACGAAAATGGCTGGGTATATCGGCTATCGTCTTGCCGGATGGTTAGGTGCAATTAATGCCGTTTTATCAACAATCGTACCTTCTATTATTGCTATGATCATTTTACTTGTTTCATTAAGTACCTTTAGTGAATTACCATGGGTGATTGGTATGACACATGCGATTGTACCCGTCGTTGGTGTTATGCTAGCTATTCTGACTTGGGATTTTGTAAAAAAAGGGACAAAAGATTTAGGATGGAAGTTTAATTGGGCCCTGATTGTCGGAAGCACTGTATTGCTGCAATTACTCAACATTCATCCTGCCATTATTATTCTTGTATTATTAATCGTTGCTTTTTCGACAACACCAAAACAAGAAGGAAAGGACTAG